A single Alcanivorax borkumensis SK2 DNA region contains:
- a CDS encoding YggT family protein translates to MNPQGALVFLLDFAFSAYIFIVLTRFVLQLARADFYNPISQFVLKATNPLLKPLRRIIPGYGGLDVASLVLVIVLIMLKAVLILSIQVGGFPSGIGGQLVIYTLQELVSLILNYVFWAVLIRVILSWVAPDPYNPMVRVIVQVTEPIMAPVRKMLPPMGGFDLSPLIVLLGVQLLQILFKLH, encoded by the coding sequence ATGAACCCGCAGGGTGCCCTGGTTTTTCTGCTGGATTTTGCGTTCAGCGCTTACATTTTCATTGTACTGACCCGTTTCGTGCTGCAGCTGGCCCGGGCGGATTTTTATAACCCGATTTCCCAATTTGTGCTCAAGGCCACTAACCCGTTGCTCAAGCCTCTGCGCCGGATCATTCCCGGTTACGGTGGGCTGGATGTGGCCTCGTTGGTGTTGGTTATTGTGCTCATCATGCTCAAGGCGGTGCTGATTCTGAGCATCCAAGTGGGCGGTTTTCCGTCGGGGATCGGTGGGCAGTTGGTGATTTACACCCTGCAGGAACTGGTCAGCTTGATCCTGAACTATGTGTTCTGGGCGGTGCTGATCCGGGTTATTCTAAGTTGGGTGGCGCCAGACCCTTACAATCCTATGGTGCGGGTGATTGTTCAGGTTACCGAACCGATAATGGCGCCGGTTCGCAAGATGTTGCCCCCGATGGGTGGATTTGATTTGAGCCCACTGATTGTGCTGCTGGGCGTTCAGCTGTTGCAGATTTTGTTCAAGCTACACTAA
- the proC gene encoding pyrroline-5-carboxylate reductase, whose product MAQQLIGFIGAGNMATSLAGGMVAKGIRPARIWMSDPSKDRLDEVAQLQRVHVSTENRDVAGRVDVLVLAVKPQMMEQVCTDLRDLIAERQPLVISIAAGVTVGNLRRWLGSTPIVRCMPNTPSLVQAGATGLYAADDVSDEQKAMAKEILGSVGIAFWFDEEKELDAVTAVSGSGPAYFFLLMESLIEAAKAQGLDAGTARQMVLQTAWGAAQLAITSEVGPDVLRQQVTSPGGTTAAALGVFEEAGFREQVQAAVAAARERSEELAG is encoded by the coding sequence ATGGCACAACAACTAATCGGATTTATCGGCGCCGGCAACATGGCAACCAGCCTGGCCGGAGGCATGGTGGCGAAAGGAATTCGCCCGGCCCGTATCTGGATGAGCGACCCCTCTAAAGACCGGTTGGACGAAGTCGCCCAGCTGCAACGGGTGCATGTGAGTACCGAAAACCGTGATGTGGCGGGGCGGGTCGACGTGCTGGTGCTGGCGGTGAAGCCACAGATGATGGAGCAGGTGTGTACCGACCTGCGTGACCTGATCGCGGAGCGTCAGCCCCTGGTGATCTCCATTGCCGCCGGTGTGACCGTGGGCAACCTGCGTCGCTGGCTGGGTAGTACTCCGATTGTGCGCTGCATGCCCAATACGCCGTCGCTGGTACAGGCCGGCGCCACTGGCCTGTATGCCGCCGATGATGTGAGCGATGAGCAAAAAGCCATGGCCAAGGAAATTCTTGGTTCCGTGGGTATCGCGTTCTGGTTTGACGAAGAAAAAGAACTGGATGCGGTCACCGCCGTTTCTGGCTCCGGTCCGGCGTACTTTTTCCTGCTGATGGAATCGCTGATCGAAGCGGCCAAGGCCCAGGGGCTGGATGCGGGCACTGCTCGGCAGATGGTGCTGCAAACGGCCTGGGGCGCAGCCCAACTGGCGATTACCAGTGAAGTGGGCCCGGATGTGCTGCGCCAGCAAGTCACCAGCCCCGGTGGCACTACCGCCGCAGCATTGGGTGTGTTTGAGGAAGCCGGTTTTCGCGAACAGGTGCAAGCCGCCGTTGCTGCCGCGCGTGAGCGGTCGGAAGAGCTGGCAGGATAA
- a CDS encoding YggS family pyridoxal phosphate-dependent enzyme encodes MTDVKSPLLHINEQIKSHCERVGRDPHSVQLLAVSKTRTADELAKLADQGQRHFGENYLQEALAKIAALRGRGLVWHFIGPIQSNKTRDIAAHFDWVHSVDRLKVARRLSEQRPPESAPLNLCIQVNVDDEASKSGVALAGVAELAAAVDALPNIRLRGLMAIPRADNDDGNRAAFRQLAMTLSQLRNTMPALDTLSMGMSADYPVAIEEGATVIRLGTALFGPRPPKA; translated from the coding sequence ATGACTGACGTCAAATCACCACTGCTGCACATTAATGAGCAAATAAAGTCACACTGTGAGCGTGTCGGCCGTGACCCCCATAGTGTGCAGCTTCTGGCGGTCAGTAAGACCCGCACAGCAGACGAACTGGCCAAACTGGCAGACCAAGGGCAGCGGCATTTCGGTGAGAACTACCTGCAGGAGGCGCTGGCCAAGATTGCTGCGCTGCGGGGGCGGGGCTTGGTATGGCATTTCATTGGTCCAATTCAATCCAACAAGACGCGGGATATCGCGGCTCATTTTGATTGGGTGCACTCGGTGGACCGGCTCAAGGTGGCGCGCCGCCTCAGCGAACAGCGGCCGCCAGAATCCGCGCCGTTGAACCTGTGTATTCAGGTTAATGTGGACGATGAAGCGAGCAAGAGTGGGGTGGCGCTGGCGGGCGTGGCCGAGTTGGCTGCCGCCGTGGACGCGCTGCCCAATATCCGGTTGCGGGGGCTTATGGCCATTCCCCGGGCGGACAACGACGATGGCAACCGCGCTGCCTTCCGACAGCTCGCCATGACACTGTCACAATTGCGCAATACAATGCCCGCCCTCGATACGCTCTCCATGGGCATGAGCGCGGACTATCCGGTGGCTATTGAAGAAGGTGCTACCGTGATCCGGCTGGGCACCGCCCTGTTCGGCCCGCGCCCGCCCAAGGCTTGA
- a CDS encoding type IV pilus twitching motility protein PilT, with amino-acid sequence MDITELLAFSAKNGASDLHLSAGLPPMIRVDGDVRRINLPAMEHKEVHSLIYDIMNDKQRKDFEEFFETDFSFEVPGVARFRVNAFNHNRGAGAVFRTIPSKVLTMEDLGMGKVFQNISEMPRGIVLVTGPTGSGKSTTLAAMVDYINDSRYEHILTIEDPIEFVHESKKCLVNQREVHRDTLGFSEALRSALREDPDIILVGELRDLETIRLALTAAETGHLVFGTLHTTSAAKTIDRVIDVFPAEEKSMIRSMLSESLQAVVSQTLMKKNGGGRVAAHEIMMGTPAIRNLIREDKVAQMYSAIQTGGALGMQTLDQCLQGLVQKGLVARDVAREKAKNPDSL; translated from the coding sequence ATGGATATTACCGAGCTGCTCGCTTTCAGCGCCAAAAACGGCGCCTCTGACCTTCACTTGTCCGCGGGCCTGCCCCCAATGATCCGGGTGGATGGCGACGTGCGCCGCATCAACCTGCCCGCCATGGAGCACAAGGAAGTTCATTCATTGATCTATGACATCATGAATGACAAGCAGCGCAAAGATTTCGAGGAATTCTTCGAGACGGACTTCTCCTTCGAGGTGCCCGGCGTAGCCCGCTTCCGGGTAAACGCCTTTAACCACAACCGTGGTGCCGGTGCGGTATTTCGAACCATTCCATCGAAAGTGCTGACCATGGAAGACTTGGGGATGGGCAAGGTCTTCCAGAATATCTCCGAAATGCCCCGGGGTATCGTGCTAGTCACGGGGCCCACCGGCTCGGGTAAATCTACCACCCTGGCAGCCATGGTCGATTACATCAACGATTCCCGTTACGAACACATCCTCACCATTGAGGATCCTATCGAATTCGTACACGAATCCAAGAAATGTCTAGTCAACCAGCGCGAAGTTCACCGCGACACCCTCGGTTTCTCTGAAGCCCTGCGCTCGGCACTGCGGGAAGATCCAGACATTATTTTGGTGGGTGAACTGCGGGATCTGGAAACCATCCGCCTGGCGCTAACGGCCGCAGAAACCGGCCACCTGGTGTTCGGCACGCTGCACACCACCTCCGCGGCTAAAACCATTGACCGAGTAATCGACGTGTTCCCCGCCGAAGAAAAATCCATGATCCGCTCAATGCTGTCGGAATCACTGCAGGCGGTGGTGTCACAAACGCTGATGAAGAAAAACGGCGGCGGCCGTGTGGCGGCCCACGAAATCATGATGGGCACCCCAGCGATACGGAACCTGATTCGTGAAGATAAGGTGGCCCAGATGTATTCCGCCATCCAGACCGGCGGTGCATTAGGCATGCAGACGCTGGACCAGTGCCTGCAAGGGCTGGTGCAGAAAGGCCTGGTGGCCCGTGATGTGGCTCGTGAGAAAGCCAAGAACCCAGATTCTCTGTAA